In Fragaria vesca subsp. vesca linkage group LG5, FraVesHawaii_1.0, whole genome shotgun sequence, the genomic stretch AATCACTAGATTTCAGTTTTAGGTAGAAAATTTGTTTTTGAACATGAGTGAAAATATTTGCAGATTCTGATTCTAGTAGTGCATATTGCCATATTTCCTGATGTCTTGGAGGACGCCAAATTATGTGAAGGGATTCATGTAGTGTGCTAGTTTTTGAACGTTATATAATATATTACTAGCCTTTTACCTGTGCATTTGCACGTGAGTTTACAAAATGAGAGAAGTTTAACTTCAACTGTTTCACTTAAAATGGAATGAATCTGATTATCTTATTTCTTAGATAATTGTTCCACTAAAAGTGGGAACAAACCACGTTCTTTTTTTCTTTTCTAAAATTTCAGTGGTGTTTTGTGGTTATGCCTATAGTAACTTATTTTTATTTTTTTGAGAATTTTCTATTACCTTGCTATTTTTTTTTCTTAAAATTTCAGTGTTGTTTTACGGTTATACGTATAGTAACTTATTTTTATTTTTTTGAGAATTTTTTATTACCTTGGTTTTTTGGGTAATTCAAAAAAATGTTTCGCTTTCTAATAACTAGCATATTACCTGTGCTTCCGCACGCGGATCAAAAAAAAAAAACATAAACAATTTGGCACTTCATACCTCGGTCGATATGTGTTCAAATTTATAACCCCCTCCTTCCAAAGCAAATTGATTCCCTTGTATGTGTTTTCCCTTCTTTCAAGTGTAAATTTGCAGTATTGATAATCGAAAAGAGCTTCAAATTTGAAAAAAAAATCCTGATCAAACAAATTGTAAACGCCTTATCTCTGCGAATTGCATGAGAGCGGTTGAATAGCAGTTCTAATTGAACGGCTCCACCATTCATGGGATCAAACTGCCGCTACCATATCTGATATTCACCACATTCCTTATTTTTCTCCACTATAATCCTATATATTTTTAATTTTAGTTTATTTTTTCTGTTTGTTTTACTGTAATACTCTTTTAACATATATATTTTTTTTTCTATTTACTGTGTTTTTGCAACAAATGAGTTATTTGAGAAATTTATAAAATTGGTGAAGCCTTGACAGCAGAAGCGCGTTTGGGTTTCTAACAGTAGAGATAGAGATATGTACGACGAGTCGAAAAGGGGTGACAATCTCATGCACAAGTTTCCAACTTTTCATATGAAAAGTACCTATCTACCCTCACCCGCATTTACTACCCTCTCCTCTCTCATTTACCGATCAAACGTCAGCCGTCGACTACGCCTGGCGCTACTGTCACCTTCACGGCCGCTGCTATATCCTCTCCATCTTCACCACGTTCCATCCCCAAACGACGGCGTCGGGTCCAATCCCCAACGGCTTGACCATAGATCGTCGGAGGGCTCGAGGATACTGATCGGCTTCGAGTTTGTTTTGGAACAGGTGATTCAAAAGAGGTACGTCTCTCATTGGTTTTTTCAGTACTATGGAGATTGAGTTTATTTGTTTGGTATCATTTAGGCCTGTTAATTGTTTTGTTTAAGGTCCCAATAACAATTATTTTGAGCTACGAATTGTGATTATAAGATCGTGGAATTGTGATTAAAGTTACCACATTCCTATCACACTGTGGTTAGGTAGAGAGGGCCACGTCCATAATTGCAGATGAAAGGTCAAAATCACCAGTTTTACATATACTGGTTTAGGTAGTGGTTTTGCTGAGTTTTTTATAACCAGAAGAGCATATGCATATTTTGCCTTTCTTTTCTCAAGAATTCATCTGCATAACTTCACAGATTACGAGTTAAATTCAGATGCACCATAGTAAATCTTGAGTTTAATGGGGCATGGAAACAGATTGCCTCGGCCTCCAAAATCTTCTACCATGGTTTCTACCTTTGCTTTCAGTCTTTGCTCATCTGGGTGTTCCTCATTTTCATTCAATGGATTCGTCCTTTATCAATAGTTACATGTTATTTTTCTAAACCCGACCTTTATCAGAAAATTTTAATATAGCATTCTGGATGATTGATATGGGTTTAATATTTTAATAATAATATTGGTTTAGTTTTGTGATATACGTTCGAGTCATCATGTTTTCATAATCTGCTGTTTGATTTCAGATAGAGCAGTCCCTAATTTGTAGTTTTTGATTGTTTTTGTAGGTTGTGTGCAAAATAGTGGACACATACTGTTTTGCTGCTGTTTCTGTGTCTGTTACCCTGGATCCCTTCTATTTCTTATTGCGGTTAAGGTATGGGCATTTGCTATCATACATCTTTGTTGTCTTATTTTCATGCTCCTTTTCTCCGATTGTTAATTCAGCAACCATGAAATATGGTTAAAGCTATGCTACATGTTAAAATTGCTTTTCCTAAATTATAACCCCTTTGTTACACAAACTGTTTATGCTTTGAAGTGGGGTGTGTTGTGAAATTGTGTAAATAGGATTATCAAATTTTAAAGGTATTCATAATCCAGTTTCTTTTTGGTCTTCCATTCTTTATTTTTTTCATTTTTTTTTTCCAGATTCTGCTTGAAAACAAAGAATTTGATTCAGCTTCTGTAGTCTTCTTGAAGTTTTGACAATCTGAGGTTCACAGGTATGTGTTACTGAAGTTTCATATTATTCATTTACGTGGGATATCTTTATGGATTTGTGACACTTCTGTACCAAAGTTCTTCTGAAACCTTAAGTGAATGAATTTTGCACTTATATGGTAGACAGCCAAGGCTAGAGTTGGTCTATAATCATTCTCTCTTCATTTACTTTTGTGGGTTCTCTACATCTGTATTAATACTGAATTACTGATGGACCATCCATAATTGACCTATTCTTCAATCAGATTTTGACCATCCATAAATTCACGAAAAGATTTTTCTTTCCATCAGATAATATAGTTAGAGATATACACATATATAGCCAGAAATTGATCTCCAGTCGTCTTTTCTTCATTTATACACTATATTGTTGTCCAATTACTGATAATCAGATGCTGCTGATTTAGAGGGGGGCCTGCATAGGTATACCAGAAACCTAAAGCAGTAAATCTTAAATGATTAAGTGAATACACTACAAAAAAAAGAGGGAATTTTGATGTTCAAGATTCAACCCTACAATTACAAAAACAAAGAAATTCCTATATAGTTCATATGAGCAGATATTATACATCTGAAATTAGCACAGGTCAACCAGAGAGTAGAGAGTAGAATCAATCCATTTGCTACTGGGATATTTTTATGTGAGTGGCAAATACTATATAAATCAAGACACTTTCCGTGTAACATTTGAGTTTCAGTTCATTGCTCTATATTATAAAGAATGAAAAATTTCACTAATAACAATAAAGAAGTGATCGTACCCAGTTGTATCCCGCCATATCTGTCCATTTTCGGATACCAGCGCGTAGTCGGAGCCTTGTAGGTTAAGAATCTGTTTTAGAATACGGTTGGAAACGCGTCGGAAAAGTCCGGATACATATCCGTAAATAAATGGATCGTGGGGGCAATACTGACTTTTGCTTAGTGTATCAGTGTTGACGACATCAAAGCCCGCCATGATTTGCAATACGCAATTGGGATTATAGCTACTTGATCGAATTACTGAAATTTTTTTTTTTTTTTTCTGTTGTGGGTTTAAAGGAATCCAAGAATGGCGGAATCATCGGAGGGAGAAGAGGAAGGGAAGCTGACAGTAGGGAACCAAGTGCTGATGGTGGAAGACAACCTCCGAGAAACGGGCAAGAACGCCACCTGGAGCGTCAGCTCCTGGAAGTCCGGCAACGGTGTGTCGTATCTCCGCGATGACAATCTCGATACTTATTGGCAATCAGACGGTGCTCAGCCTCATTTGGTCAACATTCAGTTCCAGAAGAAAGTGAAGCTTCAAGTAAGTGTGAAAAATTCAATGCTTTATATTTAGTTTTTTTTTTTTTTTTTTCTATATTTTGAAAATTTGTGTTTCTGATTTTGATGGGTTTTTGGTACTGTGGGATGTAAATTCAAGCTTGTTGTTCTCTACGTGGATTTCAAACTTGATGAGAGCTATACGCCATCTAAGATATTGATTCGTGCTGGGGATGGCTTCCACAACTTGAAGGTATTCTGTTTATATATTATGTTCTATGATTTTGAGGTAAAATTCCCAATTTATTTAATTTTGACATTGTGTTTTGTATGATGTTAGGATATAAAAACTGTTGAGCTCTATAAGCCGAGGGGTTGGATTTATATATCATTGTCTGGAAATGATGCAAGGTAAGCAGTTAAAGCAGTTAAAGCATTTATTTCTTAAATTGATTAAACTACATAGTTGTGTCCTCATTTGTGCAGGAAGGTTGTGTTACAACAGTAGGATATTACTGATAAGAAATTAGAAACTTGTTAGCTACATTAGTACTCATGAAAAATCAAACCTGTGTGAAACCTTGTTACAGTGTTGGGTTCAATAGCACCTTTCATTTTATGATAAAGTGAAACATTCTTAAACTGTGAGTATGTTTGAGGAATGATAATGAAATGCTGAAAGAAACGATTTGCAAAATATATTCATGTGGGATAGCTCTTTGTTTTCTTATGTTTCACGCTGACTTTTTTGGCAGGGAAACTTTCGTCAACACATTTATGCTGCAAATCTCTGTGTTATCAAATCACCTTAACGGGAGGGACACGCATGTGCGCCAGATCAAACTATATGGCCCTAGACTGTGTGTCCACTTATCTTTTCCTTGCTGTTTCATTGTTCATGATGAAGAACTTTGTCTTATCTTTTTGAATTTGTGCACTGCAGGAACCCTATTCCACATCAGCCATTTCAGTTTACTTCAAGGGAGTTCAGTACCTATGCTTCTATCAGATGAGAAACGTGGCACGGCATGGACACATGGAAAGATTGGACATCGAGTTTCAATCCTATTCCAATCTAAACACCGCATGTTTTACATAGAACTTCTTTATGCTTTGATCATGCTGCTGCAAATAGTAGATATGGGTCCGGTGACTGTTCCATTAACTTTTTATCTCATTGGTACAATTGAAATTGAATCAAGAAGATGAATACTTAATCTTTGAATGACTGTTATGTTGATTTTGTATTGAACACAACTTACAGTTACCCAAATTATACTACTATTGTCTCTAATCCATTTACTCAATTCCAAGACATGGATTTCGTCTACTGCAATTCCATGAATTAACAGCAGAACTTGATGGACAATCAGTCCTTGCAGGCAAGTTTAACAGTTGCACTATAATTCATTTTGTATTGATATAATGTTCCAATAAATCTATGGTACTGATAGTTTTTGTGTATGCAATTTCAAGATATTTTTGGCTGCATCAAAGAAGTCAATACAGATCTTCAAAGGAAAAAAATCATTCGGAATTGATATGTGAATTTACACTTGAAAATTGGAGGTACACTATATCAAAATTCAATGCTGCATAAGAATGACTAATTATGTAGACATATAACAACATGATCTTTCAAATTTGTATTGCAGGAGGGAACAGCTAAAAATTAGCTTTTGGGGTGCTCTTTGAAGAAGCTTCGATGTCCAAGCTCTTCGGAAATTACCAGCACCAGTCTTTGCTCTGTTCACAGCTTGAGAGCAACCCAACTGAAAGGTCAATAAACATTACTAATTTTAATTTAATGTGTTCACTTGCTGTGCAGCCTACCAGCACCTTCTAACTAATTTTCAATCTAATGTATAGGGGAAACCACTGCAACAGGAACAGCACATACATGTGTCATCTACAATCCACCTGTTGAAGAGGAGGAGAAATACAAAGCAGAGTAAGATAAATAACTACAACAAAATTATTAATGGTCTTTTTGAAAAACAACACAACATAAATTCGTAAAGTAAATGCGGGTTTAACAAATTAGGAGACAAGGTGAGGATATCTGGTCAACTGGTCAACTAACAATATCTGAGGTCTCAAAACAAGGAAAACTGGAAACAGTCTTTCAATTGTATGAGCTTAATCCTAAGAAACACATGGTACTATCATCTATCCAATAAAACTTCTGCTTTCAACTTATACTCGTTTACTTGCATCTAATAGTGATATCATTGTCTTTGTATCCAACAGAAGGAATCATTCTTTTGTAAAGCTTCAATTCAGAGAATCTCAACCTTTGATGGATGGTGTTATAGGTGTTGTCCAAACACAGGATGCTACAGGGAGCTAAAACAACAAGAAGACACTGATGCGTTTACTTGCAATGTGGATGGTACACAAACACCTATTCCAAAGTAAGTTCAAGAGCAACATATATCTTATTTCTTTTTTTAATTAAGTGTACATAATAAGAAATGACAATTTTCAATTTCTTCAACAGTTTCAAGGTACATATGACAATCCATGACAACGATGATCAAAAATGTGATTCTTAAGGGAAAATCAGCAGAGCAATTCTTTGGCTGCAGCTGCGAAGAATTAGTGAATGCAAAGTCAATAACTATGATGAATTATTGGTGAAACTCGACCAGAAGTAATTGAGAAAAAGAGGGAGAGACTCGTATCTTTGAACCAAAGTCAATAACTATGATGAATTATTGGTGACAAGCATTCAAGCCAACTCAGGAAGTTCACTGCCAGCAGCACACAAAGAATCGGTTATTGCTACACCAGAAAAAGTATCGGACAGAAAAAGAGGAGCAGATGCAACTACAAATGTAATGTCTCAATCAGATGCAGAGAAGAAATGCAAAAGGTAACACAATTGAAAATTCATTGTTTTTTAGTCTTTTGTTACAAGTTTATAACCTGAATTGAGGAAGTCTTTCATCTAAATTGAACTTATATAGAACTCCAGACCGATACTCATTTAAAAATATAGTTTTCATTAGTTGCTAATAATTTCCTATATGATATCAAAACAACTAAATAATTTCGTTTTCTATATATGCTACTGCATTTCATCTATGACATGCTGACATATGAGATACCAATCTTTTTTCCCATTGCCTGTTCTCATATGGATCGATTTGTTCATACCAACACATTTCACGTATGACTTTACTGTGTAGCCTAATACATCCACGTTTGTGGATTGCTGTATGACAAAACCTCATCTTTGCATGTTTGGTTACCTCATCTAATATTGTTCACTCTTGCTTATTCTTCAATTGCACAACCAGTAAAGCTCCTTTTGTCTATCTAACCTCTGTTTTTGGTTTGGAAATGAAATATTGATGATACAAGGGGACAAGCAAGCAACAGCACAGGGAAATCCAAGGAAGACTAAACTTTTTGTACAGCTGGCATTAATGAAAATTTTTGTATAGATGCTTATATAACCAATAGGCTGTCAGACAATAGCATCCGAATGCCTAAATTGCACGTTTGGTACGAGGGGTTGTCTAGCTCGGGCCTAATTGGAGTCCAACATTACTTAAGCCAAGCTTATTTTACCATTTGCCTAACCCACGTTTGACGGCATGACTAAAAAAATAACACCAACCTGCAA encodes the following:
- the LOC101315433 gene encoding anaphase-promoting complex subunit 10-like, which encodes MAESSEGEEEGKLTVGNQVLMVEDNLRETGKNATWSVSSWKSGNGVSYLRDDNLDTYWQSDGAQPHLVNIQFQKKVKLQLVVLYVDFKLDESYTPSKILIRAGDGFHNLKDIKTVELYKPRGWIYISLSGNDARETFVNTFMLQISVLSNHLNGRDTHVRQIKLYGPRLNPIPHQPFQFTSREFSTYASIR